Genomic DNA from Selenomonas sp. oral taxon 126:
ATGGCGTTGTAGGCATAGAGCAGCCAGTGCACATCCTCGAACGCGCGCCCCCGCACCGCCCGTAGAAGACCGGTCATTCAGTCCCACCCCCCGCCGTCGTTCTCCTCCACATTCTCTATCGTCAGCAGATGGGTCGGCAGGGCGATGTCCTCCGCCCCCTCGCCCGCAAGAATGCGATACGCCTCCTCCGCAGCGAGCCTTCCGATGCGGCGCGGGGACTGGACAGCGGTCGCCGTCATCCAACCCGCGCGGATGAGCTGCCGGCTCTCGGGAACGCCGTCCACGCCATAGACCAGCGTCTCTCCGGGCGCGCGTCCCGCATTCTGCAGCGCCGCAATCGCCCCAAGCGCCGCGGGGTCGTTCAGCGCCATCACGACGTCAATCTCGGGATGCCGCGCAAGCATATCCGCCATGACAGGCATTGCAATCTCCAGCTGCCCGCTGCACTCCTCCTCCGCCACAATCTGAAAGGAGGGATGCCCCGCGAGCGCCGCGCGAAAGCCCTCGATGCGCAGCTCTGCCGAGCGCGCCAGCGTATGCTTCAGCAGACCGATGCGCGCCCCGTCCGCGTGTGCGAGGAGGTGCGCGGCGCACTGCGCGCCCGCATTGTAGTTGTCCGAGACGATGGTCGCGGCGGCATAGCCGTCCTGCGCGAGGTTCGTATCAATCGCAATGACGATGACGCGCGCCGCGCGCGCCTCACGCAGCACCTCGCCC
This window encodes:
- a CDS encoding sugar ABC transporter substrate-binding protein; this encodes MQKWLSWRWGIALVVLLAGLLCAQFARTDHSARQNEGRAKFGAVYMTTNNPFYEIIDEEIRTVVENHGDVLISRDPALDADRQIEEIRDLIAEGVRVLFVNPVDAARMGEVLREARAARVIVIAIDTNLAQDGYAAATIVSDNYNAGAQCAAHLLAHADGARIGLLKHTLARSAELRIEGFRAALAGHPSFQIVAEEECSGQLEIAMPVMADMLARHPEIDVVMALNDPAALGAIAALQNAGRAPGETLVYGVDGVPESRQLIRAGWMTATAVQSPRRIGRLAAEEAYRILAGEGAEDIALPTHLLTIENVEENDGGGWD